The sequence GGAGCCAGAAAACAGCCGCAGGCGATGATTTTCAGTCAGTCCTGTTGCAGCTGGCTGCACTTTTAAAGTTGCAGAACTGAGCACAGCAGATCCTCGATGTGCATTCATGGCAATCTTAACATCAGCAATTTAGCAAATTTAACCGAAATAGTGTAAAAAAATATCTGTAAAAGTTAAAACATTTCTAGTTCAAATTATAGTTTGATAATTTTTGAGTGTTTTTGGTTAACAAACCATAGATAGCTTAACTGAATAATGAGGTTAATTGTGCATATTTCCTAATTTAAGACGTTTTCAATGAAAAACGAGAATAGGGGCTAGGGGCTAGGGGCTAGGGGTTAGGGGATAGGGGCTAGGGTTGAGAAATTCGGGGGGTGTTTTCATGAAACTGACCGGAAAATGAATTTAGAGATCAAGCAAAAGCAACGTCTTGACAAAGGTTTCTGGGAAAAGGCGATTGTTTTGTGGAGATGTTTATTTGTTTTTGTGCTTCGGTACTGAGCATGGAGTGTGAAAATAGAGTTGGGTAATGATGACAATACTTACCCTAGAGACATGGGGTGGCAAATTTTGCCAGCTTTGATTATGAGTCTGAAGATTGATTGCTGATGACAGTTTTCCGGTTCATCAGTTGGGTCAAAATTGTCGGGAGTGCTTCTGCATCTAATTTACCAACTGGAAATTTACTCGTTGGCTAGTGTATAAGAGTATCGCTGTAGATAACTGTTTGTCACCACTAAGACTGATCTTTGTGGGTGACTTTTTCTGATGTTGCCGTTAAACCTATCTATCGATCATGCAAGCACCCATCACAGTTGGCACTGTTTTACAAAATCGTTACCGCATAATTCAAATTCTCGGACAGGGGGGATTTGGTAAAACTTATTTGGCAGAAGATCACAGACGCTTTAATGAACTGTGTGCGATTAAGGAATTGATTCCGGGAACGACGGCGATTGATGTCTGGGAAAAAGCACAGGAAATGTTTCAGCGAGAAGCGGCGACTCTCTATCAAATCGAACATCCGCAAGTGCCGAAATTTCGAGAAAGATTTGAGCAGGACAAACGCTTGTTTCTAGTGGAAGATTATGTTGCTGGTAAAACTTACCGGACTATACTTGCGGAACGTCAAGCGGTGGGTCAATCTTTGACAGAGGTGGAAGGGTTGCAGTTGATCCGCCGTTTGCTACCTGTGTTGGAGCATATTCATAGTCGGGGGATTATTCACCGGGATATCTCTCCGGAAAATATTATTTTGCGTGATGGTGATGGTTTACCGGTGTTAATTGATTTTGGGGTGGTGAAAGAACTGGCGAGTCGATTGCAATCTCCCGATACTACAGCACCTGTGACTACGGTGGGTAAATTAGGCTACGCGCCTACGGAACAATTGCAAACAGGGTCGGCTTATCCGAGTAGTGATTTGTATGGGCTGGCGGTGACGGTGATAGTTTTGTTGACTGGGAGAGAACCTGGGGATTTATTTGATGAAACTCTACTAACTTGGAATTGGCAAAGATGGGTGAGAGTGAATCCGCGATTTGCTCAAGTTTTGCAGCGGATGTTAAGTTATGTGCCGGGCGATCGCTATCAAAGTGCTGCTGATGTTGCTCAGGCATTACAATCTGTAGACCAACCCGGTGTTTCTGCTCCTGAATTATCTCAAGTACAAACAATTGCTGTTGGTGGACGCCCTGATTTGGCGACGTCTGCAGCACCTAAAAAACCTGATCCGGTAATTACAACTAGCAATCAAAGTTCTGTTTTAGATAGTCCGTTGGCGATTGGGGCTATCGGTGCGGCTGTGGTGATTTTGGCGGGTGTTGGTTCTTGGGCGCTGGTAAGTTCTATTCGCTCTCAATCTCAGGCTCCATCGGCACAAACACCACCACAAAATTTTCCCGATCCTGTGATTTCTGGTGGTTCTACTTTTTCACCTGTGCCCACATCTACGCCCACGGCTAATGAGCCGATTCGATTGAGCAAGCGTCTCAATTTGGGAGCATCTAATATTGCTACAGTTGAAAGTACTCTGAAGGAAAATCAAATAATTCAATACTCTTTTTCTGGACGCAAGGGGTTAAGGTTAAATGCATTTGTTGACCCTGGTAACAGTATTTTGTTAACAGTTTTAGATGCTAATCAACAACCTATTGATGCTCAGGCGAAAGAAGTATCTTCTTATGAAGGTATATTACCGACAAATGGTAGATATACTATTGAGTTGACGCTAGCTCCAGGAATTACAGAACTTGACTATTCTCTAAATGTGTCTTTAGAAACATTAGTTAAACCGTCGCCTGTACCAACACTCACAGTAACACCGACGGACACACCTACACAAATACCGAATATTCCTACACCAATATTGACACCAACACCCAGGGTAACACCAAGAGAAACACCAGTAGAAACACCAGTAGAAACACCGACTGTTGAGCCGGAAAATGACCCAAATGCTACTCAACAAATCGATCCGGTGACTATTCCTAATAATTAGGGGATCGGGTAGGCGAAGCTTGAAGCTCAAAGGCTGACGCTTGAGGTTCAAAGGCTCACAGTTGAGGTTCAAAGGCTGACGCTTGAGGCTCAAAGGCTCACAGTTGAGGTTCAAAGGCTGACGCTTGAGGCTCAAAGGCTCACAGTTGAGGTTCAAAGGCTGACGCTTGAGGCTTAAAGGCTCATGCTTGAGGTTCAAAGGCTGACGCTTGAGGTTCAAAGGCTGACGCTTGAGGTTCAAAGGCTCATGCTTGAGGTTCAAAGGCTCATGCTTGAGGTTCAAAGGCTGACGCTTGAGGTTCAAAGGCTGACGCTTGAGGTTCAAAGGCTCATGCTTGAGGTTCAAAGGCTCATGCTTGAGGTTCAAAGGCTGACGCTTGAGGCTTAAAGGCTCATGCTTGAGGTTCAAAGGCTGATGCTTTAATCCCTGTGCTCCATGTCCCATGCTTTATTTGCCTAAGTAATATTAATTGTTGTTTACTTAATTAAAATAAGTTGTTGAATACATTACTGATTGCTGGAACTGATACAGACGCTGGGAAAACGGTTTTGACGACAGCGTTAGCGGCTTATTGGCAAAAGTATTATTCCCACTGCAGGTGGGGAATTATGAAACCGATTCAGTCGGGGGTGGGCGATCGCGAGTGGTATCAAAGGCTGTTTAATTTAGAGCAGACTGCTGAGGAAATAACACCTTTGTATTTTCAAGCACCGCTGGCGCCTCCCATTGCTGCAGCCAAAGAAAATCGCGGTGTGGATTTGGCTGTGGTTTGGGAAGCTTTATCTAAATTGCGATCGCGCCGGGATTTTGTCTTAATTG is a genomic window of Fortiea contorta PCC 7126 containing:
- a CDS encoding serine/threonine-protein kinase; translated protein: MQAPITVGTVLQNRYRIIQILGQGGFGKTYLAEDHRRFNELCAIKELIPGTTAIDVWEKAQEMFQREAATLYQIEHPQVPKFRERFEQDKRLFLVEDYVAGKTYRTILAERQAVGQSLTEVEGLQLIRRLLPVLEHIHSRGIIHRDISPENIILRDGDGLPVLIDFGVVKELASRLQSPDTTAPVTTVGKLGYAPTEQLQTGSAYPSSDLYGLAVTVIVLLTGREPGDLFDETLLTWNWQRWVRVNPRFAQVLQRMLSYVPGDRYQSAADVAQALQSVDQPGVSAPELSQVQTIAVGGRPDLATSAAPKKPDPVITTSNQSSVLDSPLAIGAIGAAVVILAGVGSWALVSSIRSQSQAPSAQTPPQNFPDPVISGGSTFSPVPTSTPTANEPIRLSKRLNLGASNIATVESTLKENQIIQYSFSGRKGLRLNAFVDPGNSILLTVLDANQQPIDAQAKEVSSYEGILPTNGRYTIELTLAPGITELDYSLNVSLETLVKPSPVPTLTVTPTDTPTQIPNIPTPILTPTPRVTPRETPVETPVETPTVEPENDPNATQQIDPVTIPNN